The following are from one region of the Populus trichocarpa isolate Nisqually-1 chromosome 8, P.trichocarpa_v4.1, whole genome shotgun sequence genome:
- the LOC7467512 gene encoding protein argonaute 10, which translates to MPVRQMKESSEQHLVIKTHMQNSMNQPQKHHKTAQNGKGPPQPLQESSNTKPQNQASPPAKNRGRRRGRGGRKSDQGDVCTRPSSRPCTVAHKPVLNPTGDLLANASNGHIENSKNVCEMEMGLGFPTSSKSLSLAPRPGYGQVGTKCIVKANHFLAELPDKDLNQYDVTITPEVASRTMNRDIMAELVRLYKDSDLGMRLPAYDGRKSLYTAGELPFAWKEFIIKLIDEEDGINGPKRGREYKVVIKFVARANMYHLGQFLAGKRADAPQEALQILDIVLRELSSKRYCPVGRSFFSPDIRAPQRLGDGLESWCGFYQSIRPTQMGLSLNIDMASAAFIEPLPVIEFVAQLLGKDILSRPLSDSDRVKIKKGLRGVKVEVTHRGSVRRKYRVSGLTSQPTRELVFPVDDNSTMKSVVEYFQEMYGFTIQHTHLPCLQVGNQKKANYLPMEACKIVEGQRYTKRLNERQITALLRVTCQRPRDRENDILQTVQHNAYDQDPYAKEFGIKISEKLASVEARILPAPWLKYHETGKEKDCLPQVGQWNMMNKKMINGMTVSRWACINFSRSVQESVARGFCNELAQMCQVSGMEFNSEPVIPIYNARPEHVEKALKHVYHASTNRTKGKELELLLAILPDNNGSLYGDLKRICETDLGLITQCCLSKHVFKISKQYLANLSLKINVKMGGRNTVLLDAISCRIPLVSDIPTIIFGADVTHPENGEDSSPSIAAVVASQDWPEVTKYAGLVCAQAHRQELIQDLYKTWQDPVRGTVSGGMIRDLLISFRKATGQKPLRIIFYRDGVSEGQFYQVLLYELDAIRKACASLEPNYQPPVTFIVVQKRHHTRLFANNHRDRNSTDKSGNILPGTVVDSKICHPTEFDFYLCSHAGIQGTSRPAHYHVLWDENNFTADGIQSLTNNLCYTYARCTRSVSVVPPAYYAHLAAFRARFYTEPVMQENGSAGSGACHGAKGTRTGESGVRPLPALKENVKRVMFYC; encoded by the exons ATGCCTGTAAGGCAAATGAAAGAGAGCTCGGAGCAGCACTTAGTGATAAAAACCCACATGCAGAACTCCATGAACCAACCACAAAAACACCACAAAACTGCTCAAAATGGAAAAGGACCACCACAACCACTCCAAGAAAGTTCCAACACTAAACCCCAAAACCAGGCCTCACCTCCTGCAAAGAacagagggaggagaagaggcAGAGGTGGTAGAAAGTCTGATCAAGGAGATGTATGTACGAGGCCTAGTTCAAGGCCTTGTACAGTGGCACATAAACCTGTTCTGAACCCAACAGGTGATCTCCTGGCAAATGCTTCTAATGGGCATATTGAGAATAGTAAAAATGTTTGTGAAATGGAGATGGGTTTGGGGTTCCCTACCTCAAGCAAGTCTTTGAGTTTAGCTCCTAGGCCTGGTTATGGTCAAGTTGGGACTAAGTGTATTGTTAAAGCCAACCATTTCCTTGCAGAGTTACCAGACAAGGACTTGAACCAGTATGAT GTTACCATAACTCCTGAAGTGGCATCAAGAACTATGAACAGAGATATTATGGCAGAGCTCGTGAGGCTTTACAAAGATTCTGACTTGGGAATGAGACTGCCTGCTTATGATGGCAGAAAGAGCTTGTACACGGCTGGTGAGCTTCCTTTTGCTTGGAAGGAGTTCATAATTAAGCTTATTGATGAAGAGGATGGTATCAATGGTCCCAA GAGAGGGAGGGAATACAAGGTGGTGATCAAGTTTGTCGCGAGGGCCAATATGTATCATTTAGGTCAATTCTTAGCTGGGAAACGTGCTGATGCCCCGCAGGAAGCTCTACAGATTCTTGACATTGTACTGAGAGAGCTATCTTCAAAGAG GTATTGCCCTGTCGGAAGATCCTTCTTTTCACCTGATATAAGAGCACCACAACGACTTGGTGATGGCTTAGAGTCCTGGTGTGGATTTTACCAGAGTATAAGGCCTACTCAAATGGGACTGTCCTTAAATATTG ATATGGCCTCAGCTGCTTTCATCGAGCCTCTTCCTGTGATAGAGTTCGTTGCCCAGCTTCTAGGCAAAGATATATTATCAAGGCCATTGTCTGATTCTGATCGAGTTAAG ATTAAGAAGGGTCTCAGAGGAGTGAAAGTTGAAGTTACTCACAGAGGGAGTGTACGAAGAAAGTACCGTGTCTCAGGATTGACATCTCAGCCTACAAGAGAACTTGT GTTTCCTGTTGATGATAACTCGACCATGAAGTCAGTTGTTGAATACTTCCAGGAGATGTATGGCTTTACCATTCAACATACACATCTACCTTGCCTTCAGGTTGGAAACCAGAAGAAAGCAAACTATCTACCTATGGAG GCTTGCAAAATTGTGGAGGGGCAGCGTTATAcaaaaaggttgaatgagagGCAAATTACTGCCCTCTTAAGAGTTACATGCCAAAGACCCAGGGATCGAGAAAATGACATTTTACAG ACAGTTCAGCATAATGCTTATGATCAAGATCCTTATGCAAAGGAATTTGGTATCAAAATCAGTGAAAAGCTAGCTTCTGTTGAGGCTCGAATTCTCCCTGCCCCTTGG CTGAAATATCATGAaactggaaaagaaaaggattgccTGCCTCAAGTTGGGCAATGGAATATGATGAACAAG AAAATGATTAATGGAATGACTGTAAGCCGGTGGGCATGTATTAACTTCTCTAGGAGTGTGCAAGAGAGTGTTGCTCGTGGCTTTTGCAATGAACTTGCCCAAATGTGTCAAGTTTCTGGAATG GAGTTCAATTCAGAGCCTGTGATCCCTATTTACAATGCCAGGCCTGAGCATGTAGAGAAAGCTTTGAAGCATGTGTATCATGCATCCACGAACAGAACCAAAGGAAAAGAGCTAGAGCTTCTCTTAGCTATTCTACCTGACAACAATGGGTCCCTCTATG GTGATCTGAAGCGAATATGTGAAACTGATCTTGGTTTAATAACTCAATGTTGTCTCTCAAAACACGTTTTCAAGATCAGTAAGCAGTACTTGGCAAACCTGTCGCTCAAGATCAATGTAAAG ATGGGTGGTAGGAATACCGTCCTTTTAGATGCTATAAGCTGCAGAATACCATTAGTTAGCGACATACCGACAATTATTTTTGGAGCAGATGTGACTCACCCAGAGAATGGAGAGGACTCAAGCCCCTCGATTGCTGCT GTGGTAGCTTCTCAGGACTGGCCTGAAGTAACAAAATACGCTGGATTGGTATGTGCTCAAGCTCACAGACAGGAACTCATACAGGACTTATACAAAACATGGCAAGATCCTGTTCGTGGTACTGTAAGTGGTGGCATGATCAG AGATCTCCTGATTTCTTTCAGGAAAGCAACGGGGCAAAAGCCGCTAAGGATCATATTTTATAG GGATGGTGTAAGTGAAGGGCAATTTTATCAAGTTCTGCTTTATGAGTTGGATGCAATTCGGAAG GCCTGCGCTTCTTTGGAGCCAAATTATCAGCCACCGGTGACTTTCATTGTTGTACAAAAACGTCACCACACAAGATTGTTTGCTAACAACCATAGGGACAGGAATAGCACAGACAAGAGTGGAAACATATTACCTG gcACTGTGGTTGATTCTAAAATCTGTCATCCAACGGAATTTGACTTTTATCTCTGTAGCCATGCTGGTATTCAG GGAACAAGTAGACCAGCACACTATCATGTGTTGTGGGATGAGAACAATTTCACAGCTGATGGAATCCAGTCCTTGACAAACAATCTCTGTTACACATACGCAAGGTGCACGCGGTCTGTTTCAGTGG TTCCACCCGCATACTATGCACATTTAGCTGCTTTTCGTGCTCGATTTTACACGGAGCCAGTAATGCAGGAGAATGGCTCAGCAGGCAGTGGTGCTTGCCATGGTGCTAAGGGAACGCGGACAGGAGAATCTGGTGTCCGGCCACTTCCAGCCTTGAAAGAGAATGTAAAGAGAGTAATGTTTTATTGTTAG